One window of Phycisphaeraceae bacterium genomic DNA carries:
- a CDS encoding NAD-dependent deacylase, producing MSQPDECSAAASRLRAARSVIVITGAGISAESGLRTFRGISAANPNDLPPDMRALWAEFDPQTLATPEAFEADPERVSRWYDWRRLGCLAAEPNPGHLALAAFEREVAKRAGAFTLLTQNVDRLHQRAGSTNVVELHGNIIQWRCTSTHRVIDLPPAALPAFPAPSPVCDGAFLRPHVVWFGEMLPEAALRAASDAVSTCDLFLSIGTSAVVYPAAGFLHAARQNGAFTIEINAEPTAASHVVDLCLHGKSGDLLPTLVSLAFPSN from the coding sequence TTGAGCCAACCTGACGAATGTTCTGCCGCCGCATCCCGCCTCCGCGCCGCACGCTCCGTCATCGTCATCACCGGCGCCGGAATCTCGGCCGAATCCGGCCTGCGCACTTTCCGCGGCATCTCCGCGGCAAACCCGAACGACTTGCCGCCCGACATGCGAGCCCTCTGGGCCGAATTCGATCCGCAAACACTCGCCACTCCGGAAGCCTTCGAGGCCGATCCGGAGCGCGTTTCCCGCTGGTACGACTGGCGACGGCTCGGCTGTCTCGCCGCCGAACCCAATCCCGGCCACCTCGCCCTCGCCGCATTCGAACGCGAGGTCGCGAAGCGCGCCGGCGCATTCACGCTGCTCACCCAGAATGTTGATCGCCTGCATCAGCGCGCGGGAAGCACCAACGTCGTCGAACTCCACGGCAACATCATCCAGTGGCGCTGCACATCGACTCACCGTGTCATCGATCTACCACCGGCAGCTCTGCCGGCATTCCCAGCTCCGTCGCCCGTTTGCGACGGCGCCTTCCTCCGCCCCCACGTCGTTTGGTTCGGCGAGATGCTCCCCGAAGCCGCGCTCCGTGCGGCGTCAGACGCCGTCTCGACCTGCGATCTCTTTCTCTCCATCGGAACCAGCGCCGTCGTCTATCCCGCCGCGGGTTTCCTGCACGCCGCACGCCAAAATGGAGCATTCACCATCGAAATCAACGCGGAGCCCACCGCCGCGTCGCACGTGGTCGATCTCTGCCTGCACGGAAAGAGCGGCGATCTTCTGCCAACCCTCGTCTCGCTTGCCTTTCCCAGCAACTGA
- a CDS encoding DUF3052 family protein, with protein sequence MAGYSGTPLAKKLGIKPGHAVGLWSEPVGFTKALDGLPPDVPFTSLSRGKSPLDVLVVFVKSQKELATRLAAARARMNPAAGLWIAWPKKASGVKTDITEDVIRDLALATDLVDNKVCAIDETWSGLRLVIRLKHRAK encoded by the coding sequence ATGGCCGGATACTCAGGAACTCCGTTGGCGAAAAAACTCGGCATCAAACCGGGCCATGCGGTCGGCCTGTGGTCCGAGCCGGTTGGCTTCACCAAAGCGCTCGACGGCCTGCCGCCGGATGTGCCCTTCACCTCGCTCTCCCGCGGCAAGTCTCCGCTCGATGTGCTCGTCGTATTCGTCAAATCTCAGAAAGAGCTGGCGACTCGACTCGCCGCTGCCCGCGCGAGAATGAATCCCGCCGCCGGCCTCTGGATCGCGTGGCCAAAGAAAGCCAGCGGCGTCAAGACCGATATCACCGAAGACGTCATCCGCGATCTCGCTCTCGCGACCGATCTCGTTGACAACAAGGTCTGCGCGATTGATGAAACCTGGTCCGGCCTGCGCCTCGTCATCCGCTTAAAGCACCGCGCCAAGTAG
- a CDS encoding methyltransferase domain-containing protein has product METRVRSDLKALLTKRPVVVEIGCGPNKKPGSIGIDALELAGVDIVADVNQGLAFLPDASVDRIESVHTFEHLSNIETVVREVVRVLRPEGECHITVPHFSNPHYYSDYTHKTPWGLYSLGYFCKEGWPYKRKVPAFYNDVSVRVISQKVRFNSEFVVIRQLKKVLQAIVNSSRLMQELWEENLCWQLPASELRIVFGRTK; this is encoded by the coding sequence ATGGAGACGCGCGTTCGATCCGATCTGAAAGCACTGCTCACGAAACGCCCGGTCGTGGTCGAGATCGGCTGCGGCCCGAATAAGAAGCCCGGGAGCATCGGCATCGATGCTCTCGAATTGGCGGGCGTGGATATCGTGGCCGATGTCAACCAGGGGCTTGCGTTTTTGCCGGATGCGTCGGTGGACCGGATCGAATCGGTGCACACGTTCGAGCATCTCTCGAATATCGAGACCGTTGTGCGCGAAGTCGTGCGCGTGCTGAGACCAGAAGGGGAGTGTCACATCACCGTGCCGCACTTTTCGAATCCGCACTACTACTCGGATTACACGCACAAGACGCCGTGGGGGCTGTACTCGCTCGGGTATTTCTGCAAGGAAGGCTGGCCGTACAAGCGGAAGGTGCCGGCGTTTTACAACGATGTATCGGTGCGGGTGATCTCGCAGAAGGTGCGGTTCAACTCTGAGTTTGTGGTGATCAGGCAGCTCAAGAAAGTACTGCAGGCGATCGTGAACTCGTCGCGGCTCATGCAGGAGCTTTGGGAAGAGAACTTGTGCTGGCAGTTGCCCGCGAGCGAGTTGCGGATTGTGTTCGGGCGCACGAAGTAA
- a CDS encoding glycosyltransferase family 2 protein has translation MSTEVESDAKQNRDDPGLATRAWRSILGGRVARWTDAGARVRAKALKLKTIPGRLRRRISRHLFGPPRPGRLTLICMVRDEAEIIRGFMAHALALFDHVIVFDHRSTDGTGEFLRELSARQRKVQCIGFDETGYYQSKVMTWAAHNLVRRRKAGWVFLLDADEYLPFASRGEFESALMEHAEHPVIRMNWLNLVPLDMESGAIQGGRFLRPPVPSPYVKIAYQPSKVRPKEFAIWEGNHSLVTTDAQRREIEAHPAFGLYHLPIRTKRQLQQKVENGAEAYRLMGVDRGEHYGTHWDQMKALIASQGITDDLMAYMIVRYAMPMEPPFGRSIESIRAEQYSEFVLDVAAADPGLEFPRSRLGDCPAPITVKAPPVQRPARSLQFDAKKKMLRFRDRLNV, from the coding sequence ATGAGTACTGAGGTCGAAAGCGACGCAAAGCAGAACCGCGACGATCCTGGTTTGGCGACGCGAGCGTGGAGGTCGATTCTGGGCGGGCGTGTGGCAAGATGGACCGATGCCGGCGCGCGAGTGCGAGCGAAGGCGCTCAAGCTCAAAACGATTCCCGGAAGACTTCGGCGGCGGATCAGCCGACATTTGTTCGGTCCGCCGCGGCCCGGGCGGCTCACCCTGATCTGCATGGTGCGCGACGAGGCTGAGATCATTCGAGGATTCATGGCGCACGCGCTTGCACTCTTTGATCATGTCATCGTTTTCGATCATCGATCGACGGACGGCACTGGCGAGTTTCTTCGCGAGCTGTCGGCGCGACAGCGCAAGGTCCAGTGCATTGGATTCGACGAAACGGGCTACTACCAATCGAAAGTCATGACCTGGGCGGCGCACAACCTTGTCCGCCGCCGGAAGGCAGGATGGGTATTCCTCCTGGATGCGGACGAGTACCTGCCGTTTGCAAGCCGCGGGGAGTTTGAATCGGCGTTGATGGAACATGCCGAGCACCCGGTCATTCGCATGAACTGGTTGAATCTTGTGCCGCTGGATATGGAGAGCGGCGCGATTCAAGGCGGACGATTTCTGCGACCACCGGTGCCGTCGCCGTATGTAAAAATCGCGTATCAGCCATCGAAGGTGCGTCCGAAAGAGTTCGCGATTTGGGAAGGGAATCACTCGTTGGTGACGACGGACGCTCAGAGAAGGGAGATTGAGGCGCACCCGGCCTTTGGTCTGTATCACCTGCCGATCCGAACCAAGCGCCAGCTTCAACAAAAGGTTGAGAACGGGGCTGAGGCCTATCGGCTCATGGGCGTTGATCGTGGAGAGCACTACGGGACCCATTGGGATCAAATGAAGGCGTTGATCGCATCGCAAGGAATCACGGATGATCTGATGGCGTACATGATCGTGCGGTACGCGATGCCTATGGAGCCGCCGTTCGGTCGCTCGATCGAGAGCATCCGCGCTGAGCAGTATTCCGAGTTTGTGCTCGATGTTGCAGCGGCAGACCCGGGGTTGGAGTTCCCCCGGTCCCGATTGGGCGATTGTCCAGCGCCGATCACGGTCAAGGCGCCGCCCGTCCAAAGGCCCGCGAGATCGCTCCAGTTCGATGCAAAGAAGAAAATGCTTCGTTTCCGAGATCGCTTGAACGTTTAA